A segment of the Synechococcus sp. CBW1002 genome:
AGCAGCATGAGCGGCGGCGGCCTGCGCTCACGATGATGCCCAACAATCTCGCAGACAACCGGCCTTAGACCCAGGCAAGGAGAACCAAAAAACAATCCCACCGAGGACGGATCCACCCCAACGAGGAAATCCAACCAAGAAACCCAACGACGATGAGTCCAGCACAGCAGCGCCATGGGCACACTGGGGAGTTGGACGACCTGGCTGGACAGCAGCTACAGGAGAAGCTGAAGTCTTCAGCGAATGGGCTGAGTCAGACCGAAGCGCTGCGTCGCTTGGCTCAGTATGGCAGTAACGAACTTACCGAAAAGAAGACGAATCAGATCCTGAAGCTTCTGACCTATTTCTGGGGTCCGATTCCATGGATGATTGAAGCAGCGGCGCTCCTCTCCTCAGTGGCCCAGCATTGGCCAGACTTCGCCATCATCCTGCTGCTTCTCGCCAATGCGGTGATCGGTTTCTGGGAAGAACACCAGGCTGGTCATGCCATCGCGGCGCTCAAAGCCAAGTTGGCCATGAAGGCGCAGGTGAAACGGGATGGCCAGTGGACCACTTTGGAGTCGCGGGAACTGGTACCTGGCGACGTCATCCATCTACGCCTCGGCGACATCGTGCCAGCGGATGCGCGCTTGCTGGATGGTGATCTGCCGCAGGTAGATCAGTCGGCGCTGACGGGTGCATCGTTAGCGGCCACACACCAATGCGATGACGCCGTGTTCTCGGGATTGATCATCCGCCGGAGTGATATCGATGCCATGGTCTACGCCACAGGATCGAACACATACTTCGGCAAGACAGCTGAACTGGTGCAGGCAGCGGCCAGCGTCAGTCACTTTCAACAAGCCGTCCTGAAGATCGGCAATGTCCTGATCCTCCTAGCGCTGGCTCTGGTGTCGGTGATCATCACAGTCGCGTTGCTGCGCGGCGACCCACTACTTACCACCCTTCAGTTCGCCCTGGTGTTGACCGTTGCTGCGATTCCCGTGGCCATGCCCACCGTGCTCTCGGTGACCATGGCGGTGGGAGCGCGCCTGCTGACGAAAAAAGGGGCGATCGTGACACGGTTGGCGGCCATCGAAGAATTGGCTGGCGTTGATGTACTTTGCTCGGATCAAACGGGCACACTGACTCAGAACAAGCTGACACTTGGCGATCCTTTCAGCGTCAGGTCCCCCAGCTTGGATTCATCCAGCGGAGACAGGGATCCGGATCTGGTAATTTTTACCGCAGCCCTGGCCTCACGATCCGACAACAAGGATCCGATCAAGCAGTGCTGGACGGACTGAGCGATCATCAGAGCCTGGATGGCTACCAGTTGGTTCATTTCCAGCCCTTCGACCCGGTTCACAAGCGAACCGAAGCCACCGTCAGGGGATTGGACGGAATCGAATTCAAGGTCACCAAGGGTGCACCGCAAGTGATCCTGGCGTTGTCGGCCAATGCTGCCCAGGTGTCGGCCGCCGTTGATCGCGCGATCAGCGAGTTCGCCGCACGTGGATTCCGTTCGCTGGGAGTGGCCCGCACGGATACACAGCAGCAGTGGCAGTGTCTTGGAGCCTTACCCCTGTTTGATCCTCCTCGCGACGAAGCCAAAGCGACCATCGCGACAGCACGCCAGATGGGAGTGACGATCAAGATGGTGACCGGTGATCAATTGCCGATCGCCCAGGAAACGGCAGAGGAACTGGGGATGGGCTCCAGGATTCTCGATGCCAGTGGCTTCGGGACCAGCACGACCGATCAGTCGGAACGGTTGGCAGAGTCGATCGAGACAGCGGATGGATTCGCCCAGGTGTTCCCTGAGCATAAGTTTCAGATTGTCGATGTCCTCCAGCAGCACGGCCACATCGTCGGCATGACAGGCGATGGCGTCAACGATGCACCCGCGCTCAAAAAAGCCGACTGCGGCTCGCCGTTTCGGATGCAACAGACGCGGCGCGTGGCGCGGCCT
Coding sequences within it:
- a CDS encoding HAD family hydrolase; the encoded protein is MLDGLSDHQSLDGYQLVHFQPFDPVHKRTEATVRGLDGIEFKVTKGAPQVILALSANAAQVSAAVDRAISEFAARGFRSLGVARTDTQQQWQCLGALPLFDPPRDEAKATIATARQMGVTIKMVTGDQLPIAQETAEELGMGSRILDASGFGTSTTDQSERLAESIETADGFAQVFPEHKFQIVDVLQQHGHIVGMTGDGVNDAPALKKADCGSPFRMQQTRRVARPRSC
- a CDS encoding HAD-IC family P-type ATPase; the protein is MDDLAGQQLQEKLKSSANGLSQTEALRRLAQYGSNELTEKKTNQILKLLTYFWGPIPWMIEAAALLSSVAQHWPDFAIILLLLANAVIGFWEEHQAGHAIAALKAKLAMKAQVKRDGQWTTLESRELVPGDVIHLRLGDIVPADARLLDGDLPQVDQSALTGASLAATHQCDDAVFSGLIIRRSDIDAMVYATGSNTYFGKTAELVQAAASVSHFQQAVLKIGNVLILLALALVSVIITVALLRGDPLLTTLQFALVLTVAAIPVAMPTVLSVTMAVGARLLTKKGAIVTRLAAIEELAGVDVLCSDQTGTLTQNKLTLGDPFSVRSPSLDSSSGDRDPDLVIFTAALASRSDNKDPIKQCWTD